The following DNA comes from Aythya fuligula isolate bAytFul2 chromosome 14, bAytFul2.pri, whole genome shotgun sequence.
GTCCATTGGGCATTGGGAAGGGATTTGGAAATGCGCACCGCGATGGTGACCGGGTCCCCCCCATGTGTCCCGCAGGTCTGCCTTCGGGCGCAGAGCCGCCCTGTCCACGCTGTCCATCCTGGTGGCCCTGCTGATTGCTGGCCAGGCCGTCACCATCTACTTCGTGTACCAGCAGAACGGGCAGATCAGCAAGCTGACCAGGACCTCCCAAAACCTGCAGCTGGAGGCGCTGCAGCGCAAACTGCCCCAGAGTCAGTACCCCCCGGGGCATCGCcgtgatggggaggggacggggggagGCACCGGGTCCTGCTCTGCCACCAAAGCCAGGAGACAGCGAGGGCTTGGTGGTCCCCGGGGGTGTGGGGATCCCCGCTAGGACCACCTGGAGCCAGGGGATTAAAACGGGGGGGTGACAGCGaggggctgtgccctgctcctcACACCGCTCCCCCCTCGGCAGGCAGCAAGTCCGCCAGCAACATGAAGATGTCGATGGTGAACACCCCCCTGGCCATGAGGGTCCTGCCTCTCGCCCCCTCCCTAGACAACGCGGTAAGCCACGCTGCGGCCACGTGCCCCAAACTGTGCGGGGTCAAAGCCCCCATTGTGCTCACCCCCCTGGTGCTCACCCCCacctctgcttcccttccccagcccgtGAAGGACATGGGGCCCCCCAGCAACAAGACCGAGGACCAAGTCAGGCACCTGCTGCTGGTAAGCTGCCCCGGGAGCTCCGCCGAGCCCCACGATGAGGCGATGGGACCCttttgccagctctgctggctgggaCTGGGATTTCCTTGGGCTCCTGGAGCTCCTGGGTTTGGTGATGGAAGCTGGGCTTCCCCCCACCCCGTCCCCACGTCCTCCTCCCTCTGTCTCACCCCGCGTgccctctgcagcaggcagaccCTAAGAAGATGTTCCCGGAGCTGAAGGACAGCCTGCTGGGCAACCTCAAGAGCCTGAAGAAGACCATGACCGACGCGGACTGGAAGGTCGGTGCCAGTCTCtgtcctcctgcccttccctcgCTGCCacggcctgggggggggggcagcataAATCCTGCTGGAACCGGGGCTGGGGACCCTGGGCAGCCCCCGGCTCACGCTGCTCCCCCCTCCACAGTCCTTTGAGTCCTGGATGCACAAGTGGCTGCTGTTCGAGATGGCCAAAAGCCCCAAGCCGGACGAGCGTAAAGCCATCCCAGCGGAGAAAGGTAACCGGGGTGGGGGCCCTGAGCTGGCGGGGGGGTTAGGGCTGACCCCAAAGGCAGCTGCACCCCTTGTCCCCTGCCTCCTGACCTCTTCCTCCTGCGGTCAGCCTCCCCTCAGAGGCCcttggggagaaaaagcaaggcTGAAAAGCCAGAGCAGCGCCCGGACCCCTCGGGGTTTGGTTACCCCGGGGCTTCAGGGGGATCACTGAGGGGGGTAAAATTAATTAGCCGCTTCAGGGAGCTCGCTGAAGTTAATTAGCTGCTCGAGGCGGATCTCTAAAATTAATTAGCTGCTTCTAGATGAGGAGGCAGGGTCACGGTGCTTGCTCCCACCAGGGGAGACGGGTTTCCTTGGGGAAATCCCAGCGAGGCCACGCTCCcgactgctgctgcttccccaaaTGGGCTcgccccgctgcctgccccctgctgcagccctttggGCTCCCGGGGGGTAGCAGAGCCCGAGGGAGCAGCTCACGGCCTCTCCcgtctgtttttttttttttttttttattgccctAGTGCAAACTAAGTGCCAGGCAGAGGCCGGTTTTGGTGGTGTCCATCCGGGTCGCTTCCGCCCCGAGTGCGATGAGAACGGGGACTACCTGCCCAAGCAGTGCCACGCCAGCACGGGCTACTGCTGGTGCTGCTACAAAAACGGCACCAGGATTGAGGGCACGGCCACCCGGGGAGAGCTGGACTGCTCGGGTAGGTGGCGGGGCGAGCAGCGTGCCCAGCTCACGgtcagggagaggagagggcgAGCACAGGGCTGGCACCCATCCCCTCGACTCCCGGTGCCCCAGGAGATAAGGAATCGCATGAATCTTCCCCCAAAATACAATTAAAGCCCCATGCGCCGTGCTGCTGAGCCCCCGGGGTGCTGGGTAAGGCCGTGGGGGCTCCacgctgagctgctgctgtccccctgcagggGCTGCGCTGACGGAGCCCGAGGAGATGATCTTCTCCGGGGTGGACATGCTCAAGCTGGGCGCTGAGAAAGGTGAGAGAAAGGGGTGGGCTTCGGGGATCCGGGCatgggaggggatggggacacaggTCTGGGTTTGGGGGGGATGAAGGGGGCAGAGAGGGCTCAGTGCTGAtccctcccttctctttctctcccaaCAGCCAAGTAGAAGAGGACACCTGCAGCTGCCCACGCGGCGTTCAGCACcccagcttgttttttttttttgctctatCCCCTTTCTGCTCTTCCCTCGCTTTCCCAAACACCCACGGGCACTCCTCCTTCCCAGTGATCGcttcccctcccctgctccaggGCCTGGTCTGGGGTTGATGAGAGTTGgccggggctgtccccaggaTAAATGCTACAGAGGAAACGTTTCCTAAAACTGGAGGTGGAGCAGGCTGGAAGCATTTTCAGCCACAGCAGACCCCCAGTCCCTTCCCCTGTTGCTGATGGGGTACGAGCTGCAGTGAGGGCGTTGTGTGAAGGACACCAGCTGgttcccagccctgtgcctggcCCCCAGGACActtctcccccagcccaggctctgcGATTGCTCCTGCTGAAGATCGAGCCACTAACGCCTGCTTTCTTGGCCTGAACAACCATTAAACGCAGCAAAACCACCTCCACCAGCTTCTTAACTAAAGCCTGTAGGTAGGGGCTCTGTTAGCCTACTAAAGCTTCctatttctggtgtttttttttcttaatactcAGTTTTGTAGGGATAGGTGCTCACCTTCAGCTTCTCCCTTCAGGGTAGGGTAGCAGTGGGAATAGGAGCCAGgcctggaggcagaggggctTTTAACCTTCCTGACCGATCTGATTATTTCCTTGATAAACGATGTCACAAgctaattatttcaaataaactttTGAATAAGAAAGCCTCAGAAGCAagcagccccagagctgggtACTTGCCCTAATGAagacttcaggaaaagaaaactgcagggCCCCTGCGGGCACACTGGTACACACCATGTTCCTTACCCCGCTCGTCCAGTGgcccctgcccagctctgtgGAGGCTGAAATCACCTTCAAAGGCATTTGGGAGGGGTTGAGGGGGTGCAAGGAgagctccctgctgtgcccacaCCTCGCACGTGCTGAGggtggcagccagcagagcccacagccaggctgcacggcctgggaaggagcaggagggggctggtccttccttccccacctccaAAACCCCACAGGGTTGCCCCCCCACCAAAGGGCTCCTCGCTCCTCTTCCCTCAGACACACCTGAAGCCAAGTCTGACcgttccttttattttgtattccataaaaaaaggaaaaaatatacatatgcagCCTTGGCTGAGAACAGCTGCTGGAAACAGCTGCTCAGTGCAACTCCCGGGACACGATAACCATTCCCATCAGGGTTAGAATAAAAACTAAACCGAAACAGCTCTCTTCCATGGGCAGCACAAGGACTGACACCACGAGTcgtggaaggggaaaaagagagagtaaaagtttcttctcttaaaaatagAGCTCTGTGAGGAGAAAGAGATGGCCGGGTGTCAACCAGGAGGGAAGCAGCCTACGCGAGCTGGGTCTTCTCTGGTCAAACTGCCTCCCTCGGAGCAGTTCTGGTGCGACTGGGGAGGGCAATAAACGCAGCTCTGGGCCCCAGCAGgacaggaggaggcagaaagtTACACTGCTCTGCTCTACAAGTCACAGTTAAAAGAAGTTATaaattattgtttaaaaaaaaaaaaaaaaagtcggaATTCTCCCGATGAGCTTCCTGTCCGCTCTTCTGTTTGATCTTCACCCATAAATCCTTAATCACAGGGCCGCGGTACCTTTGGGGAGAGGATTTAAAAGAGTtagggatggggaaggagagTAACAGCCtcacagctgagcagagccagggcagaTCCATCTGGTCCACTTCCAGCCGGCTCGAGCTTCGCCAGCTGATCCACATCGCTCTGCCAAGCTCCCTGTGGTCAGCACGGACGCCGCGAGGCTGGTGACAGGGGACTGCAACGCCTCGGCTGGACGTCCAGTTAGTTCTCAGCAGCTAGAGACGAGGTCAAGCACATCCAGAGGCCAGCACACTCCTACGTGGCTTTCCTGACACTGCTCCGCTCCCTGGCTCTCTAGCATGGGGCCGGCTGGGCTCCCAGAGGGTGCTCAGGGGGCACACTGTCTTCCCGAGGCTGGCCCAGGAGGACTGAATTTGGCCAAGGTTACCGCCGCTCAGAGGGACCGACTGAGAGCTCCCCCGGGCCATGTACCTTCTCACAACATGCCTTCAGGCTcggatgttttcttcttctggaaaaggaaagggtgGGAGACAAATCAGTACTGCCTGCACCACAAATAAAGGGCCAGGCAGAGCCCCGAGCCAGAGCCCTCGGCTGACGGCTCTACAGGAACACGGCCGGAACAAGGAGCACCCCTTtgcctccctctgccccctctCCTAGCCCTTAGGATGGGATGGAACGGCCCCAAAAGCCCCCAGGAGTTCCCCTTTCTGCTGAAAACACCTAGATGAAGAGGCAGCGAAGGAAGGCCTCTTGCGCTTTGGGCAGGTTCTTTGAAGACAAAAGGGCTCCTGGGTTTGACCCTTCCAAGGAGAACTGATACAGGACAAAGCCCTTCCCCAAaccacccccaccccacacaACCAGGGGTCAGGTTTTGTGTCTCGGGAGTACCCACAAGCAACAGCAGCCCCCCCTGTACCGACAGGAGGCCAGGACACggctctgctcctctccagccTCACGCACGGCAGGCAGGAGCATCAAAAGCCCTCCTCAGAGCAGCTCTCCCCCACGCTGCCCCAGCCTGGGTGTTTCACCtaccttcttcttcttcttcttctgaacGTCAGCAGAGCCGTCGGCTGGCAGCTCCCCTTCTGCAGCCccctttttgctcttcttttctttcccactctttttttctgggaggGGGAAACAAAAGTCAGCTGGGACCTCCGAGAGGGGACACAGAGCTCTCTGCTGAGAGGGGGACGTCCCTGGTGTGTTTCTGGTCACATCCAAACCCCAGCAGTACCTCGGGGCGAGGGCAGAGCCCAGGCCTGTTTCCCCAACACCCAAGGCCAGGGTACTTGAATCCCACCATGCAGAATTCAGCAGGCTGCCTCTCTcttcccacctcctgctgccgAGGAACTACTCAGCTCTGGAGGCTGGGCACGTGccagaaagcagagcacagggagCTACCAGCAGAtggacacagctcagcacagccaaAGAGGCTGCAGGGCACCTCTGTGCACCTACAGGAGGGCTGACAGACAGGTCTGCCTCCTCCAAAAGGAAGGAGAACAGAGCAGGAACCCTAGATCTGGCCCAGCCCTTCcatcttctctctctgtctctcatAAGGAAGCAGCCCACAGCAGCTAGCACCGAACCAGTTAGGATTTGCAAATGCAGGCTGTACTGCAACGGGAAAATAAAGGTCACTGCGTTAGGGCAGCAAACAGCATCAGAGACAcaggcaggagaggcaggaaaTGCTTAACTGGGAGCAAtaagcaggaggctgctgccttcttcccctttctccagGGGTTtgagagcagcagaaacaacCCCGAGCCAGATCTCCTGGCTGAGCCACTCGCCTTTAGGCAGCTCCAACACAGAGCCCTGTGCGTACAGACAGGGGGGCTTCCTCTGCCCTGCTCGGAGCAAGTCAGTCCCTCGGGAGGTAACAGCAACCTGCCACAGTTCCCCTTCACTCTCAGTGCACGTCAGAGGGGCCGGGGCTGGTTTCTCAGAGCTGTTCTGCATcgctggcagagcaggcagagaaCAGCTTCGAGGTCTGGTGGCTTACAGCTGCTGAGAACTCTCCCCGagcccggggggctgcaggtggaggcAGAGAGGCCTCAGGAGGTTCAGCGCAGGCTTGATTCCAACTTCTGCCAGCCCTGGGAAAGGCCAGGAAAGGAAAGTGGCCTGGTGGGACAGGTCACGCCCCAGAAGACACACTGGGACATCAGCTCGCCCTGCAAGGATCAGTAAGGACCTGCTGCAGTTCCTACCAGGCTGGATGCAGGACAGGAGTGCCCAGCTTGCTCCCTGCAACGTGACCCGGTGCCAAAAGTGCAGAAAATTCAGTGGAGTGGGGAGTGAGGGACCTGGCATTGGCTttgggggggcaggagggaagcaAATGAAGCTAGTAACAAGGTGGGTGCTGCTTACAAGGTCCTGCACCAGAGGCTGAACATGCAACAGCTGCACAAACCACGCTGCAAACGCAGCCCCCAGCGACAGCACACAGGTACTCacttttacttgtttttttcttctccttgctgCCTGTCTGCTTCCCCAGGTCATcaactttcttcttcttctttttgggTACTTCTTCGGTAGCttgttctttcctcttcttttcctttggctgCCCAACGGCCCCATCATCTCCTGGCAGTTTCCGCTTCTGCGACgctttctgcttcttgttctCTTTGTCTTTGCTCTTCGATGCTTTCACAGCCTTGCCCGCTGCAGAggaagctttcttcttttccttcttttcttttttctcctttttcttcttctttttctcttccgACCCTCCCAATGTTTGCACTGCTGGAATTTTGGCAGCTACGGTGTCACCTTCGCTCCCCGAGCTTGAATCCTCTGCCTGTGGGACGGAGAGCAGCGTGCCTGGCACGGGGATCACAGGTGTCCCTTTTGCCCCGACATCGTTCTCTTTCACAGCCAGGGCTTTCTTGACCGGGGAAGGTTTGAGGTTGGTATAACCTGGATCCATTTTTCCAGCTGCCTTCTCTTTGTTGAAGGCTCCTGGGGCTTCCTGTCCTGGAGGGGGGTTGGTTTCTGCAGGAACAGTGATGAGAGAGATAACTTTGGGAGCATTGATCACACAGAATGCAGTCAGCAGAGAAGGGAAACGTGCATTTGAAGAGGAATACCCGGTTCTTTCCCCAAAAGCACAGATCTGCTGGCCATCCCTTACCAcagggctggagaaagatgCCTTAGCCTGCCATCAGATTTTTGGGAAGCGGGTAACAACAGCCCCAACAGCCTGGCCACATCCCAGGAGAACGGGGACCAGGGCAGAGggaacaacagcagcagaagggtgAGCACAGAGCGCTCCATCCCAGAACACCACAGCCAGTCGGGGGCTCCCCGAGGTGGAAGGGGTGCAGCAAACCAAACTGGAAGGCAGGGAAATGGCACAACGTTTTGCTTCTCTGTAGGTCTTCCTGCTCGCTTACCTCCTCTGCCCTCCAGGAGCAGCGCCCAGAAAGACCCCAGGggtgctggcactgcagagATGTTCTCCAGGCAGCGTTTGAACCTTCCCTACAagccctccccagcacagcacagcaatgCACACAGTTTTCAGCGAGAGCCCTGCCTGCTTCCTGCTTTAATTACCACAGTCAAAGCAGAGCTTGGAAAAAGGCAgggacacagagcagcaggagcacagagcaCGCTCTCGCGACGCAGCCAGCGCAGGAGGGGAGCTCGGGGAGGAGATGACAGCGCCGTGGCCAGGGAGTGCCAGCAGACGGCAGCAGCACTCCACGCTGCGCTCTGCAGCGGAGCTGCAACGGGAGCAGGCCCCTGTCCCAGTGTCACATGGCCGTGCCAGCACAGCTTTGCTCCCGGGCCAAGCAGATTTCGGGCTCTGCCAAGGGACCCACCTGCTCTGTGGTTTGCAGACACCTGCTCCACGTCTGTTTCCGAGTCGCTGCTGTCGCTgtcagctggggctgctctcacAGGGACCTTGGCGAGGGAATTAGCAGCAGGCACGGCTGCTTTTCGTTGCCCTGCTTTGCTCAcaggctgggggggagctgTCTTTGGTGCCTGAGGTGCTGCCGGGGTGCTGGAGGGGCCCGGATAGCCTGCGAGGAGGGACTGAAACAGCACAGACACGCTGAGGAGGAGTGGTAGCAGGGCAGCCTCCCTCCCACCGGGCACACACCTGCCTTTTCTGCTACCGCCCCCACACCCCAAGCAAAGAGCCCCCCTTTGGCCACCTGCAGAGCCATCCTACAGGGTTCAGCCAGCCCTGTGGAGAGGCCACGGCAAGGCTGGGCTGCCAGGAGAGGGGGCAGCACTGCCAGACcctggctgaggctgcagcagccagagctgacGGCGACAGGGTCTTTCCTTTGTTCTCGCCCAGCAAAGCAGCCACGGGGGAGGCTCCTGGCCATTAGCGGGCACCCACGCACAGCTAATGCACTGCAGATGTGCTGCACGCCCTGCACGTTACTTACAAAGGGAATTTAACAGCTTGGACACCGGGTTAAGTTACaaataaaaggggggaaaaatcctGCAGCTATCGGCACCGCGCGCCAGCTCTTCTGTTTTAACCCTTGCACGGCACCacctcctccatcccctcctgcaGGGGAAGGTGCCACGAGACCTCAGCACGAGGCCTGGCTGCCCGGGGAAGCATTCCAGATTCAGAGAGCTGCTTCTGCCCACATCAAACGGCCTTACTCACAGCGGAGCCCCCACTCCCCTGCTGGCAAACCCACTCGGCACCCATTTGCTCTGGCTGAGAGCTCGCTCAGCCCTCTCCCTTCCACCCAGGAGTCAGCGGTGACAGGAGAGGACCCCAGCCCGCCCGTACCTGTGAcactgcctcctcttcctcgctgGAGTCCGAGGAGGAGCTGTGGCCTGGCTCAGTccctcctgctttctgcagcacgcctgctggaggagcagaatTCACCCCGTTAAACCTTCCCCTGCCACCTGGGGCCGAGTTCAGTTACCCAGTACACGGGGACTGCCCCCAAGAGGCTTCTGCCTCTAAAGGGGAGCACTCGGCAcagctggagagaaagaaactgCGCTCCAGCTGTGCCATGAAGGTGACACCTCCCAGCTGTCCCACCCCAagcctgcccagcagcactgagAGCATCACCCTGGGAGAACTGACCGGGTTTAGGGGGCAGCTTGGGTGTCTCCTCCTCGCTGtcggaggagctgctgctgtccgagctctcctctgcctggcTGGGGGGCGCAGGCTGGCTCAGCCTGGAgtcctgtgctggctgcaggcctGCCTTCTTCGACTTGTCTGTGGGGCTCCTCAGCACCGGAGGAGGCTGCGGGGCAGCAGCGTTGGCTGCAGGAGCTTTCCCCGGGGAGGCTGTCTGCTTTaggcaaggaggaggaagggcctAAGGAGAGGAAGATGGAATGCATTGCCACGGAGCTGCATGAACCACCTCAGACCACCTTCAGTCCTCCTTCGGACCACCTCAGCCCTCCTTCAATCCCATGTCACGTCAAAGAGAGCCCAAAAGCTCTCAGGCAGGGCGCAGAGAACCCCATTTCCCCCAGACCGACAGGtgaagcagggagctgtggcCAAGCAGACAGCTCCCGACTCCTTCCAGTGTGATAACAGTGGTTGAAAAATAGAGCAGTCCCTGCtcccccatctcctccccaAACAAGCTCCCACAGCAGGGGACGCGGCTCCAGCCTCAGGCTCCAGCACACCCACCCCATCCACCCACCTCTCCCCAGGGGAGCTCCCCACATTCATCTCCCCTGCCGTTACCTCTCCCAGCACCGTGCTGCTCCCCGAGCTCTCAGGCACCCTGCACAGCAGAGGGACAGCAGGCGTTTTTGTCCCCTTCCCAGAAGGGGACGGGGCAACGGCCTTGGCAGCCGCTGTGCTGGAAGCCGTGCTCGGTCTGATGTTCTGCTGGGACAGGCTCTGAAATAGATGGGAGAGAAAATCAGGACAGAGCGTTACTcggagggaaaaagagaaacacacagCAACCCACCGCTAGCTCCTGAGCCCTTCCATCATCTTCAGCACAGCCCTaatgctcagattttttttccttttactatATCACACGTTGAGGGTTAGCTGGCTACAGACACAAAGCAAGGACACCAACTACAGGGCAAACGTGCCTTCGGGTCCTCAAACAAGCCACGGATTAGAGAGCAAATTAACAAGAAGCAGTTGTGTTTCCTCACACTTGGAGCCAACTAAACGTAAGAGGGGTTAAAAATAGAAGAGCCAGGGGCACAGAACTCAGACACTGACACAAACGCCagcagaggagggagcaggaaCAACGAGGGAGCactcagcctcctgctccctgtTACAAACGAGGCTTAGCAGGCAGCCCTCCTCGTCTCTGAGGAGCTGGGCCTTGGTGGGCTGACATTTCTCACGCAACATCTGGCCTtcaggaaggcaggcagcactCCACAGGACGGAGAGCCGCCATCCTGACGCGAGCTCTCCGCCGTCCTGCACAGAACTCGAGTTGTAGCAACTGCGTTAGTTTATAGCCTTGGTATTTTAAACAAGCTTTAAGCAAGGACTTCTTAGGCTGGCTGCCTTCCCACCAGCTGGGGAAGAGGCAGCCTTTCCATCGGTCCTAGAGCTGGGCCAACACGGGGAAGGGTTTCCTTCAACGCACGTAATCCCTCTCTCCCAGCAAGGGTACCGGCCAGAAAGGGGACGCGTGTGTGCAGACGTGTGCAGGACAAGAAGTGCACTTGGCTCgtggcaccagcccctgcagagcagccaagCCCCCACCATGTAGGAATGGCAGCCACGCTCCTCAGTCAAGGCTTTCTCATGCTTTTTTCTTGGGCTCAAActacagcagagctgcagggacacAAAACTGGCTTCACACAGAGGCAGCTCAGGCCCTAGGCTCAGTTACAGAGCTGGGATCAGCTCCACACCCACTCAGGAGTGTCTTCTGCGTGGATATGGGGTCACCTCCACTCTCTGAGGTAGCAGtctgcctcctcctctggctgcagggcagcacgaCTGCCGTGCCACTTCAGGAGAGCTCCTTCCAGCCTCCCGAGGCTTGGTCAGCAGGAGTCCAGagagctccagctgctggaggaaccAGCAGGTGGGTTGTCTCAGAGCTCCCCTGCCCATGGAAAATTCCGCCTGAGAGGTTTTTGACTTCTCTTCCAGCGTGCTTAACTCCCTCAAGTAGGGCCAAGGGGACAGAGGAGGCCTAGGCTGAGGCTTGCACAACCAGTCACCTTCCTGCCAAAACATTCACACCCTCCGCTGCTCTCACAGACAGCAGCAAGCCTGCTGACACGTGCACGCAGAGAAGGGGTCAGTGAGACCCGGGGGTGCTGCCAAAAAACCCTCCTCCAGCTGACAGGAGGTTCCCTGTCACCCACCCGactgctgcctcctgtgctACCTCCCGAGAGCCCCCACCTGGCGGGTCGGCAGCTCTTTACCTGCGTGGGGGGAACCACGTCCTCATCCGAGTCCGACTCCTCGCTGGAATCATCGCTGCTGTCCGCAggaggaggggctggggctggcagcggggctggcgTGGGAGCCGGGGCCTTCCTCACACTTGGCTGGGGCACGGCGTTGGTTTTCGCtgcagggggagaaaaagagatcaTCAGCACAAGCAGAGGTTGCTCTCCTCCAGGAGGGGATCTCTCACTAACAGGCTGGGCAGCTCCACGTGCAGGGCAGAAGAGGAAAGCACGGGGATGGATGCGAGGGATCCCGGCCACTCCCAGAGACTCACCAGCCTGCGGAGGCTGCGGCTGTGCCGCCGGGGACTCCTCCTCGCTGTCAGACGAGTCGCTGCTCCCACTCTCCGAGCTCGGGCTTTTCAAAGTGCTTCCCGCTGCCTTCTCGGGCACCCCGGCTTTAGCCTGGCTCAGGTTGGGAACGGGCCCAGGCTGTTCTGTTAACCTCTtaaccaaaaagaaacacaggcaaagaaaaacGGTGTCAGTAAAGGCGTTTTTGAGGGGTTTAAGTGCAgtttcagctccagctgggtTTTGTCTAACCCTAACAGCTGTGACCAACACTCACTCCATCCTCAGGAGTGCCACGACTGGAAGTGGCTTCAGTCACTGCCTTTAGCAGAACTTAAAAATCCTTAAACAACACAGAAATCCCGTTAGGATGTGCCTTGCACAGCTCCATCCACACCCAGATGCCCCAGGACGGGCCGTGAGGTGGTTCCCAAGCAGCCAGTGCATCAGCACGAGGCAGCCACAGCTACGGCAGCGCCAGGCACACAactgggggggagctgggggagctgctcaCTTCCCAGCCCCTCTTTTGGTTTGGGCAGAGGGCCGCAGACCTCTCTCCTGCACCCCGctgaaggccagcagcagcagagggagagagagtGCTCACTGTGAGAGCTGGAAGCTGCACCAGGCGCAGAAATCCTGCAGGCTGGCAGCGCTCTGCGCCCACTCAGTTTACTCCACTCATCGCTCAGCTCCGGGCTGTTCTGTCCCATCCCACCCCGCACGTGACAGCAGCCGGCTTCGGTGCCATCTGAgggcccaggagctgctgcgaGAAGGGGAGGACGGATTCCTGCCCTGCCGCACGGCCCCTGCCACCCCTATTTCCCAATCCcgtggtgctgcagagcccacGCCTGCTCTCAGCCCCGCAGCAGAGGGCCAGAAGCCCCCCGACAGCCGTGGTCCATCCgagggctgctcctggccagcagcccagcagcctcccgGGAGGCCAGATCTTATCACGCTGCCTGGCACGGCCCCACCGAGGACTGCCACCGGGGCAGTGTTTATCATCCCCCAGCCAAACGCCAAACAGACAACAGCATCTGCATGTTTATCCCATTACGGAACAGCCCGCGGAGCAAGCCAAGCACATTTTGACTCTGCTTAGAGAAACAGAAACCTCCATGAGCACTTGAggacggggggggggctgcaaaCCTCGCtcggttgttttgttttgataccAGTGAGTCACTATCTCCAGGAGAGAGGCCAGATTTGCAACGCTGAAGAAAGGGAGCTAGTTGAAGCAGAAATGAGACTTCAAATGGTCCACTTGAATGCATGAGCTGCTCTCCCACTCCTTCCCAAGCAGTGCAAGGGGAAAATCTTCCAAGATCCAGCCCCGCTAACTCACTTTTAAGACCTTCACAGCAACAGGACTGGGTTCT
Coding sequences within:
- the CD74 gene encoding HLA class II histocompatibility antigen gamma chain isoform X1 translates to MAEEQRDLISDRGSGVLPVGDTQRSAFGRRAALSTLSILVALLIAGQAVTIYFVYQQNGQISKLTRTSQNLQLEALQRKLPQSSKSASNMKMSMVNTPLAMRVLPLAPSLDNAPVKDMGPPSNKTEDQVRHLLLQADPKKMFPELKDSLLGNLKSLKKTMTDADWKSFESWMHKWLLFEMAKSPKPDERKAIPAEKVQTKCQAEAGFGGVHPGRFRPECDENGDYLPKQCHASTGYCWCCYKNGTRIEGTATRGELDCSGAALTEPEEMIFSGVDMLKLGAEKAK
- the CD74 gene encoding HLA class II histocompatibility antigen gamma chain isoform X2; translation: MAEEQRDLISDRGSGVLPVGDTQRSAFGRRAALSTLSILVALLIAGQAVTIYFVYQQNGQISKLTRTSQNLQLEALQRKLPQSSKSASNMKMSMVNTPLAMRVLPLAPSLDNAPVKDMGPPSNKTEDQVRHLLLQADPKKMFPELKDSLLGNLKSLKKTMTDADWKSFESWMHKWLLFEMAKSPKPDERKAIPAEKGAALTEPEEMIFSGVDMLKLGAEKAK
- the TCOF1 gene encoding treacle protein is translated as MAAAAGGRRELLALIHQHLLRAGYARAARELQAQLGQKLLPSLATSLEEIFTHWEKTPSNARRRKVSDDEAAIPEKIRVPDPVSSSESSEKEEDEKEKIKPVNAASCALVTNSAVSAESSEDDDSSSEEEMPAGKGAVKVPPAVESGKAANSLHSPHKPSAPAGKAALPPAANRTVGLNKQQPSAPAASPAKAGQKQPGPGKPAQAATAVSKGGQSKAPATTKAAESSSSSSSSGSSSSSDSEEEKEAPAAKPPAPKVELKQAAGAAESSSSEESSDETSEEEELATPAVQAKPAVKAAQVNTTPVKSPPAAAVPAKKSTARPTAVPPSQAKPSPTMVPGAVKPEDSSESSDSSDSEEEEAPAGPQTKPPPKPSQAIPPPAKTTPAASLASKAAPAKPLPLSQGKPAPKPAVPKQAKTLPGRTAAPAKPAESTKLEESTDSSSSEEEDLPVPVSQKRLTEQPGPVPNLSQAKAGVPEKAAGSTLKSPSSESGSSDSSDSEEESPAAQPQPPQAAKTNAVPQPSVRKAPAPTPAPLPAPAPPPADSSDDSSEESDSDEDVVPPTQSLSQQNIRPSTASSTAAAKAVAPSPSGKGTKTPAVPLLCRVPESSGSSTVLGEALPPPCLKQTASPGKAPAANAAAPQPPPVLRSPTDKSKKAGLQPAQDSRLSQPAPPSQAEESSDSSSSSDSEEETPKLPPKPGVLQKAGGTEPGHSSSSDSSEEEEAVSQSLLAGYPGPSSTPAAPQAPKTAPPQPVSKAGQRKAAVPAANSLAKVPVRAAPADSDSSDSETDVEQVSANHRAETNPPPGQEAPGAFNKEKAAGKMDPGYTNLKPSPVKKALAVKENDVGAKGTPVIPVPGTLLSVPQAEDSSSGSEGDTVAAKIPAVQTLGGSEEKKKKKKEKKEKKEKKKASSAAGKAVKASKSKDKENKKQKASQKRKLPGDDGAVGQPKEKKRKEQATEEVPKKKKKKVDDLGKQTGSKEKKKTSKKKKSGKEKKSKKGAAEGELPADGSADVQKKKKKKQKKKTSEPEGML